The segment CGCGCCTCTCCTTCTGCGCGCGGCTCGCCGCCGAGCCGCGCTTCGACCTCGCGCGCCGCGGCGAGCAGCGCGGTGTGGAACACGTCGCGCCCGTCGAAGTGACTGCTCGGACCGGCCGCGGCCAGCGCGCCGAACAGCCGGCCGCCGCTCTGGATCGGCACCGCCACGCCCGCGAGGTCGGGGATCCACTCGCTGCGCATCGCGGCCCAGCCGCGCTGGCGCACGGCCTCGACCTCGCGCGCCAGCTCGCGCGTGTCGACCACGGTGGCCGGCGTGAAGCGCGCGAGCGGCGGCTCGAGCGGGCGGAGCGCCTGGGGCGCGAACGCGAGATACACCTTGCCGATCGCGGTGGCGTGGGCCGGGATCTCGGCGCCGATGCGCGGAGCAGCGCGCAGGAAGCCCGTGCCCTCCTGCTTGTCGAGCACGTAGAGCCGGCCCGCGCGCGCGCCGGACAGGAAGATCGTCTCGCCCAGCTCCTCGGCCACGCGCTCCACCACCGCGCGCGCTGCCGCGACCAGCGGCTCGCGGTCGAGCACGCCCAGGCCGAGCGCGAGGAGCGCGATGCCGGGCTGGTAGCGCCCGCGCGCGTCCTGCTCGACCAGCCCGCGCCGCGCAAGCGAGGTCAGGAGCCGGTGGGCGGTCGATTTGGGCAGCTCGAGGGCGCGCCCCAGCTCCGAGACCCCGCGCGGCGTCCCGCCCGATTCGTGCAGGTGGAACAGCACTTCCAGCGCCTTGTCGATCGCGCCCGAGAGCTCCACGGCTTCGGTTCTCCGTTCCGCAGATTGGAACAGCGTTCCTGACTGCGGAACGAATCTAGCTCGCGCGGGGCAGCCCAGGCAAGCGCCTATTCGTTGGCGCGCATCTCCAGGGCGAGCGCGGGCCAGAACGACGAGTCACTGCCGTCCGCTTCCGGGTCCTCCGCGCTGGCCGTGAACGACTCGTGGAAGCCGCGCGCGAGCGCGAGCTCCTCGAGCTGCGTGCGGGCCATGCGCGCGTCGGGTCCGCGGTCGGCGCGCGCCAGCACCAGGTGCGCCCAGTAGGCCGCGAGCGCAGACACTTGCGCGCCGTTCGCCGCGGCGGGGCCGCGCTCGTCGCGCTTGATCGGCCGAAGCGAGAGACCTTGCGTGACCCAGAGCGGCGACGCCCCGGGCCGCAGGTGCCGGTCGACGGCGCGCTTGGGCGTGCCTTCGTCGAGCAGGCTCTTCGCCGCGGCCGGCACGAGCCCGCCGGCAGTCACTCCCCGCAGCGCGGCCTGCCGGCCGCGGTTCCAGGCGGTGTAGATCTCCTGCTCGTCCCACCACAGCCGGCTCGCGATGCCCTCGGCGATCATCTCCGAGCGGATGCGCAGCTTGAGACACACGTTGGCGTCGCCGAGCTTCTCCCAGGCGTGCGAGCACGCCTCGAGCGCCACCAGCAGCCAGCCGCAGAAGATCGGGTCCTCGATCACGAAGGCGTGACCGGCGCGCAGCGCGCGCTCGGGGTCGAGCTGGCAGGCGCTCGCCGAGCGCAGCAAGGTCGCGCTCTCGTCGCGCCACGCTTCGTCGGATTCCTGCTCGACGAGCTCGTCGAACAGCGCCGAGCGCGCGCAGCCGGACTCGAGCGGGTGGAGGATCACCGGCAGCGCCGTGTCGGGCGGCAGGCGATGGCCCCAGATGGCGTCGAGCTCGCGCGTGCCGGCTTCGAGCAGGTCGCGCAGCTTCGCGCCGCCCGCGAACGCCAGGCGCGCGGCGGCATAGGCGGCGACCGGCGGCGCGATCAGGATCGAGCGCTCGTCCTCGCCGAACAGCGGCCCGACCTGCGCCTGATAGGCGGCGCGCGCCTCCGCGCCGAACGCGCGCGCGCCCGAGACCAGGCCGTCGCTGCGCTGGCACTTGGCGTA is part of the Myxococcota bacterium genome and harbors:
- a CDS encoding IclR family transcriptional regulator; amino-acid sequence: MELSGAIDKALEVLFHLHESGGTPRGVSELGRALELPKSTAHRLLTSLARRGLVEQDARGRYQPGIALLALGLGVLDREPLVAAARAVVERVAEELGETIFLSGARAGRLYVLDKQEGTGFLRAAPRIGAEIPAHATAIGKVYLAFAPQALRPLEPPLARFTPATVVDTRELAREVEAVRQRGWAAMRSEWIPDLAGVAVPIQSGGRLFGALAAAGPSSHFDGRDVFHTALLAAAREVEARLGGEPRAEGEAR